GATCCGGACCGCTTGAACAGGTATGGAAGGTTTAAGCGTTCGTGTTGGATATGCCCTTAAGCGGACATGGAGTTTCTTAGCCCAAGATCATATGAGCTTGGGTTTTCcgtaaaatgaaaaaaaatcaaaaaaatatttgTGACAAAACAAATCTTGTCAGTGATTGCAAATTTTCATCGTGAAATAATATTTCTAGAAGCCATGGCAAAATAAACAAAATCATGCTCCAAAAAAGTTATTTTCAAAGGCATCTTGGAgtgatgttttttttttttgccaccACTGCCAAGAATGTCATTTCACGCTGAAATTTTGCAAACATCGAAAACTGTTGTTGTAAAAAAaacaggattttttttttgaatattttcgattttactgttcatcccgaACTTGTCTCCGCCATTTTGCTGACAATTTGTTAGTACAACTTTGGACGCCCACTACAAACTTAGATGATTTGATTTGACCGTATACAGCCACGGAATATAGGCGCTTTAACGGTTTGACCGTGCCTGGATGGTTGCCTTCCCCGCCACACAGTACACAGAACACCGGTGAAGGTCCGTGCGCACCACGGCTGCCAGTAGACTGGCTGCAATATCGGTAAAAGTAGCGATTCGCAGTAATTAAAGAAAATGTAAGGCACATAACAACTTTAATGAGCTTCTGGTCAGTGGCAGGAACAGAAAACCATTCAACCAAAAATTGCAAAGCAGTAAGCCAGCGAGGAATTTTATGACCAATAGAAAGTACTACcgctgttcctaaatataagatgttttagcaGTTGAAATCGAactgccaaaacatcttatatttaagAACAGACGGCGTATATATCAAAACAACTAAAAAGTGGATAATTAAGAGCAACTAAAAAGTGGATATAATACTCAAAGTGAACATCCCGAAAGGACCAGCATCTCTGAGAAATAAGTTCTGATGGGCTAATGCTCAAATATCTGAAACTGTTTTAGCATATAAAGACCACTCGCGATCACAAGGATAGCATCAACCTTAACAAATCCTTACTCCATGTTGGTAACAAAAACATCAAGGAGGCAACAAACACTGCCAACAAAGATACTTGAGAAGAACTACAACTAAGATTCTTGGACGAATGCAGCCACTCCGTTAGCTTAGATAGCTTTCCTTGGTGCGACGACGTTGTCAGCCTACCAAAGGAGACAATATATGCTTTAGGAGACACAGCTAACCAAAACAGCACATAAGAACAGACAGCATGGCAATGTGATTGATGTAGGACTGATTAGAAGGTGAATCTTAAGAATCTTGAAGTTAGAAATATTGGACAAATTTACAAGTTCCAGATAGGCAGTAACTAAAACAAATGCATAAAACGAGCATAcctccttcttcacaggctcttcCTTCTCTGACAAGATCAGCTCAATGTGGCAGGGGTTGGACATGTAAGCTGCCATAGAGAAATATTAGCACCATGTCCAATGAAAGCAAATAGACATTTCAATATAACACCCTTTAGAACTTACGATTGATGCGTCCATGAGCACGGTATGTACGGCGCCTCTGCTTTTGGGCTTGGTTCACCTGGATGTGTGAAATGTAGAGGTTGTCGACGTCCAAGCCTTTAACCTATGTACGCAACACATAATAAGTTAACCAAAACAAATGCTCAGAATATGATGCATATCAAAAATAGAATGAGGATaaaatagcagcagcagtagcatacCTCAGCGTTACTCTCAGCATTCTTCAGCAAATCCAACACGAACTGGGCCGACTTTGCAGGCCAGCGACCCTGCCCATTTGGCTGGTGGTTCTTTACTTGCGCGGTACGACCCACACCTCTGCAGTATCTCCGGAAGGGAATCGCTTGCTTGTGAGCGAGAACATCCTCAAGGTACCTCTTAGCCTTGCCCAAAGGCATCCTGCGAAGAGCAAACGCTGTCTCGCGTGTGTTCTGCATCCAGTATTAGCAAGTTAGCGAAACAAACAAGATATAACCATTTGACAATGATGGGACTACAAAATTATCAATCTAGCACAAAAACGAGGAACAACTGTGCTGGCACCAGGGTCCTATGATAAAATAACTGAATTTAGTTTTACAGATGCAAAATCTGGCAGAAAAAGATTGCAGGCCAACAGACCATTCCCTTCCCTTACACATTATTAGCCTTAAGAAGCAACGGTACTACATTGGGATATTTTTCACCAAGTTCAGAGAGTGAGCAATGCTTGGTATGCATACGtcaacagaaaagaaaaaatagagcAGGCTGACAAAAAGTTGGCGTCTTCATAACTAATGATATTCAAATTATGCAATATAAAGATAAGAAACAAGACGATGGAAAGCTATCAAACAACATAAACGAAACTATAATGATATATCAGACCAAGAATCATCTAAACAATTAATCCCGACTTGGATACATCGGAGCCAGGATCTTCTAAACAATTAATCCTGACTTCTAGAGGGGGGGCAAAGATCACTGAGACTTAGGAGTTTGAGCAGAGAAACCTGCAGCAACATCACAAAGTGATAACTATGACGCAAGCAATGAACACAACAATATTCAATGTTCCTATTAAACTGTAATGATATTTGCCAAAATTTAATGTGCAAAACACGGACTTCAAAATTGCAGACATTAGGTACAGAAATGAGAAGGATAAAGTAGCAGCAGCGTACTTAAGCGTGACTCTCAGCGTTCTTTAGCAAATACAACGCGAACTGGGCAGATTTTGGATTAAATGCGGACATTAGCTATGTacttcctcaaaacaagacatggttAAAGATGATGTCACGTTCAGATTGCCTAAGAACCATTGGCGACTGTGACTAACGCCGGTAAAGAATGCATTGATATCCCTAAAGTAACCTGGTAACTGTGCATGCAAAGAACAGATCAGAACCATTACTCTTTAGGTTTGTCACAGTTCAATCATTCATGAGGCCATTTGTACACTCCCTAACCCTAAATCAACAAGATCGCATGAAAATTGACAAGAACGCTAGTCTGGGATCAATCAACCAGTAGCGCAACTCCACAGACAAAAAATCTCGCGTAGAGCAGGTTCACGGAACGCACCTTGAAGTGGACCCTGAGATCCTTGCCACAGGCCTTGGCCGCTGCGCACGAAAGCACGAAACATCGGATCAGAACCCACCACAAGCAGAAGGCAAAGCGCAAAGCAAGAAAAAATTCATTGAGGGGACAGAGGGAAGATAGATCTTACACTTGGTCGGGTTGGACGGATCCCTCGAGTACTTCACCTGCGACGAATGCAACAGCGAGGATGTCAGAGCGACGGCACGTACAGCAGGCAGAAGATTGTGCCTGAGAAGAGAGGGACGAGGCttaccatggcggcggcggcgggggttgcGGCCGGAGAGGAGGGATGGGAGGGTGAGTGCTGGCCTTGGCACGAACTCTTCCAACAGGGGGAAAACTGAGGAGGCGGTGGAGGTCTATGAGGAGGCGAGAAAACCCTAGAGCTTCACAGCTCTTCATGGGCTTACGGCCCAATGTCTCGTCTATGGGACAGGCCCGGCCTTTCTCTCTCTTGTTTTCCTCTGCGTTTCATCTTTTGTTTTCTTGCACCGCTCAAAAACAAATCTTTTGTTTTTTGTCTTTTGGGGAAAGCCATCATGATGActttatctatatatatatatatatatatatatatatatatatatatatatataggagtattaTCAAAATTCACCGGAAGTGCAAAGCACGTcaaacataacaaaaattatatcgagATTCTGAGACCATCAAAGGACCACTATTGAAGCCAAAACGAGCCGCTGACGCGATTCTGTCATCGTTCCCCTGTTGGAACCGGCTTGACCTTGTTGATGACAACCAGAaggtcttcgtgcatgtgcccctagGGACCAGAGTCCTAGAGCCGCGGTGGACGTCGTTGAACCCTTGAATGGATCTGAAGCACCGCACACCAAATCTCGCCACAcagcgagaaaccctaacctcattGCCCCAATGAGATGGCAGGAATCTACATGAGAGCTCTGTCAGCTTCGTCGAGATGGACAAAGTCAAGGAAGATCAAAGCcgcgaagacaaactcaaagaagaAGTGCTGCCATCCGCCCAAGTGTCGCCCCAAGATGACTAAAAACACTAAACTAAACTACTAACCAAAGTGAAGGCCCCGGGATTCCTCTCACCGCCGCCGGTCACCAGTACGGCAAGcagaggggaggcgaatccacgggCTCACCGACGAAGCCTGGATGGGAGAGTTTGCCTAGCCACCAAGGAATAGAGGAGGAAGAGTTAAAGATGGAAATCTTTTTAGATAATATTATGATGAATTTATTGATTGGTGAAAGTATTAAGTAAACCGACAATAAAATCAAAAGGGATCTAAATTCACACAATATTTTGAGAACCCTTCGTATTACAAGCAAGACACTATTGCTCTCATGAAACTACACTAAAAGATACATGATTAAAACCTCTAGTTAAgaaagagcattcttcaaaatTCACAGCCATTGCCCAATAAAATTTCCGTGAAAATGGACAAATCTGGCcctttttcaaaactttagcaTAAAATGAACCCgattaaaaaaatcacaaaaatggcCCATTTGGTGGGGCGTGATGCTAGATAGCGGGACGCCCTCGGTAGGGGTAGCTATGGTGCCATCTAGCATGGCGTCTCGGGCCAAGGCATCATGCAATGGGCCATTTTGTGATTTTTCTTGGAATCTGGTTCATTTCATGCTAAAGTTTCAGAAAAGGGTTAGATTTTTCATTTTTCATATAATTTCCACCATCCTTCGTAACCTCCATAACATGCATGgaatcattattaactattaggTTGTTGCACCCCCACCCCACCTCTCTCACCAGAGTCAGACTACCGTATAGCAATGTTGCTTCGTTCGCCACCACATCTGTAACATTATTCAGTCCACAACAATTGCATGCCCTCAAGGTACTGCATCCATTTCTGATACCCCCGTAGCACATGTTCCCTGGTTAATTGAGAAGGCAACGTCTATATTAAGCTTGACATACCCCTCTCTTGGTTTTTCCCATCCATGCTTTTGGGCCTCGTAATTCTTCTTGTGAGCTCTCGAAAAATTGGTGGCAAAAGTCAGTGTCGAGCACGCCTAGCTCGAAACATGTTCTCCCCTACATACCTTCATATGCCCCACCAAATATACCAGCATGGCATCGCCATTTCATCttgttgttgggaaacatagcatgcaatttcaaaaaaaatcatacgatcacgcaagatctatctaggagatgcatagcaacgagagggggagactgtgtccacgtaccctcgtagaccaaaagcggaagcgttatattaacgcggttgatgtagtccaacgtcttcacgatccaaccgattcaagtaccgaacgtacgcacctccgtgttcagcacacgttcagcacgatgacgtccctcgagctcttgatcaagtagagggtcgagggagagttccgacagcacggcgacgtggtgacggtgatggtgatgtgatccgtgcagggcttcgcctaagcactacaacgctatgaccggaggagtaaactgtggaggggggcaccgcacacagctaagagaattcttggtgtgtctttggggtgccccccgcccccgtacataaaggggggaggaggaggctggcggccaTGAGggacgcgccaaggggggagtcctacttggactcctagtccaagtaggattcgccccccccccctcttttcctttctccaccgaagggaataggaaggagagggagagggaaagggaagggggtcgccccctcctccttgtcctattcggactccctaggaggggggctcacggccaccccccgcgggcttccctctctctcccttaggcccatgttggcccaacacttccccgggggttccggtaacccctcagtactccgaaaaaatacccgaatcacttggaaccattccgatgtccgaatactaccttccaatatataaatctttacctatcgaccattttgagactcctcgtcatgtccatgatcttatccgggacttcgaacaaacttaggtcaccaaaacacataactcataatacaaatcgtcatcgaacattaagtgtgcggaccttacgagttcgagaactatgtagacatgaccgagacacatctccggtcaatagccaatagcggaacctggatgctcatattggttcctacatattctacaaagatctttatcggtcaaaccgcatagcaacatacgtcattccctttgtcatcggtatgttacttgcccaagattcgatcatcggtatcctcatacatagttcaatctcgttactggcaagtatctttactcgttccgtaatgcatcatcctgcaactaactcattagtcacattgcttgcaaggcttattgtgatgtgc
The sequence above is drawn from the Triticum aestivum cultivar Chinese Spring chromosome 7A, IWGSC CS RefSeq v2.1, whole genome shotgun sequence genome and encodes:
- the LOC123151755 gene encoding 60S ribosomal protein L17-2, whose protein sequence is MVKYSRDPSNPTKSAKACGKDLRVHFKNTRETAFALRRMPLGKAKRYLEDVLAHKQAIPFRRYCRGVGRTAQVKNHQPNGQGRWPAKSAQFVLDLLKNAESNAEVKGLDVDNLYISHIQVNQAQKQRRRTYRAHGRINPYMSNPCHIELILSEKEEPVKKEADNVVAPRKAI